CGGGAGATCAGCAAGCGCGTGGAGAACAAGGCGAATTACCCGCAGTCACAACTGGGCACGTCCTTGAAGATGGTGGCTAGACTGATTGGCGGGAGTTTGCCGACCCGGGTGTTTTATGTTTCGCAGGGTGGATACGATACGCACACGAACCAGCTCCAGGCGCATCAAAGGCTGTTGAAGGATCTGGGTGATTCAGTTAAGGCATTCACGGATGACATGAACGTCCAGGGAAATATGCAGCGTGTAATGGTAATGACCTTCAGTGAATTCGGACGTCGCGTGGCAGAGAATGCCAATAACGGAACCGACCATGGAGCGGCAGCGCCAATGTTCGTAATTGGAAACAAAGTAAAGGCGGGATTGCTCGGCAAATATCCGAGCCTTGCATCCGGTGATCTGGTAAATGGAGATGTTAAATACAATGTTGATTTCCGGTCAGTGTATGCCGGTCTGCTGGAAGGTTGGTTGAAAACGTCGAGTGAACCGGTTTTGGGACGGAAGTTTGAGCCGCTTATGTGTGTATAGCCGGCTCTTAGCGGAACAAGAGTGAGCAGGTCAATGGATTTCTAAGCCGTTTCCTTTTCGAGCTTTTTCCCACGACGAGTGCGGAAGAGAACGTCCGCAATATTGCGGATGAACTGTTCATCGGTAATGCCATCCGTGGCCTCAGGAGGAAATCCGGACTTTTCGCGGAAATGAGCGGCGATTTCGCCAAGTAATTCAATGCGCGCCTTGGGATCAAATTCATCGCGACGCAGCAGTGCTTGAATGACAAGACTTGCTTCCATGGGGGTGACACGCTGGCGAAGCCGTGCTTCCAGATGGGGATATTGCCTCAGCGAATTGAACTTACCGGTAAGTAGCTGATCCAGATCCGGTTCACTTATTCTTGGATTGCGAATGACGACCGTATTGGCTGCAAAATCACCGAGGCGCTGAGTCTTTTTGTTCAGCACACAAGCAACACCGCCAACAAAGTAGAAAACCGGCAGGGAATCAACAAAGCGAAGCAGATTTCTGATCACCACCTGATGGAATTGGAGGCGCATCCCCTCGGCATCGACCACGCGCAATCGAAGAACTCGCTTGCCAATGGTTTGCCCCCGCCAAAGCCATTCCAAAGTAATGCCGTATCCGATGGAAAGAACGAAATAAGCGAGGGCGAGGAGGGCTCCGGCGATATCGGCACTCAGCACCTGCAGCACATTGAGAACAAATCCGAGAACTGTCATCGCTGCCGATATGGCAGCCAGATCGATGATCCAAGCCATAAAACGACTAACCGGACTGGCGAGTAGTTGAGAGAAAACAATCCCTTCCGGCGTTTTGATCAGGAGCGTATTGGTTTTGCCTGGCATGGTCTGAATTATCGGGATGGCGGCGGCGACGGTATTGTTCCGGATTCAACGGCATTTTTCCCGGATTTTGACAGATAGAAATAGAGAAGAACAAGCTCCACGCAACCAAAGACAATCTTGATCGAGTAAGGTATGACTGGTTGATGATACTGCGAGAGAAAGGCCTCAATGAAACCCGCCCAGATCAGCATCAAGCCGACACCGAAGATCAGGGTAACCAAATCACGTGAGACCGCTCGCAATCTTTCGCTCATCGAATTGCGCCGGCCCCAGCCGATCAACGCAAATGCCAGGATGAATCCCGCCTGGCCGGCAATAAGAATGGCGGGAATTTCGATCACACCATGAGGCATAAGCCAGCCAAGGAGGAATTTGGTTTGGCCAGCCCGGATATAATCCACGGCAACCGCACCCAGGATTATGCCGTTATAGAAAAGCATGATGATGGTGCCCACGCCCCAAGTCATGCCCAAGGACATCGTAAGGATGGATACCCTCGTGTTATGCGTCATGAGTTCCGCGGAAAATGAAGTCTTCACACCTTCGAGCCGGTCATTCTTGGCTGATTCCTCACGCGCCACCCGTTCAGAAGGATCGCCCTGCAGATGCGAAAAGGGCATGAACACGTGTTTGGAACCGGGATCGAGGGCAATGGCAAATCCTCCAAAAGCACAACCAGCCATGGTAATGGCAAGAGAGAGGTGAAAAGCCCTGACATGACGACGGAAGGTCTGGGGCAGGGTCTGGAAAAACCATTTCAGAAGTGAAATGCGGCCCTGCTTTTCACGAGTCTCGTGGATTTCGCCGTAAGCACGGGCGACGAGATTTTCGAGATAACGCCTGGTTTCCGGCTCAGAGGAGAACGTGGTGATTTTGGCAAGATCAGCCGCTGTGCGTTCGAAAAGATAATGGAAATGCTTCAACTTCTCCAGATCCATGCGCCGATGCGGGTCGGCTTCCAGTCCGTCGAGAATGGCTTCCAGCTCGGTCCAGTAGGCCCGTTCGCCAGCGATGAAGCGTTCAAGGTTGATAATCACAGGAGTTGCCTTTGTTTAACGCCAAGATACTGCGAAACCAGTTGTGAACTCATCCTTTCATTTTCCAGGAGCGAGAAGCGAACGCCGCGACGTTTTAAAACCTTTTCCAGTTCACGCAAATTGTTCCAGAGCAGATGGCCTCCCAATTGCTGATAGATGTCATCCGTTGAGGTTACATTCGGACGTGAGAACAATGAAGCGACGCCAGGTGGTTGAATCATGTTCACCAGGATCAAATGTTGCCTGCAGATTAAATCCATATTGCGAACAAAACTCTGGGCCAGCAAAGGATCATCCAGCGCAGTCAGGAAAACCAACAGCGCGCGGCGCCGAAGTCGCAGACGGATAAAACTGCTGAGTTCGTCAAAGTCCGGGGTTACTGATTGCGGCTGAAGCGTGTAAAGCGCATCGCGACAGGCGTTGTAATGAGCATTGCCATTGCGGGCCCGGAGGAATGTGCCGACCTTGTCAGAGAAGGTCAGAAGGCCGAAGAGATCACCTTGTTTTTCCGCTGCCAGGCCAAGAACAAGTGCCGCGGTAACGAAACGTTCCAGCATGGAGGTTTCACCGACAAGCGTCTCCCCGGTGGTCATGTTCGCGGGCACTACTCCAGAAGCGGAAATTAAAGTGCGTGCCGAGGGCTGGAGTCGCGAACTAAGTCGGGAGGAATCAATGATGACGTAGATTTCCTGGGTTCGTTCCACTTGAAAGATCTTGGTTACGGGACGACCACGTTTGGCAGTGGCTTTCCAGTGGATTTCGTCGTACCCGTCGCCAGGGATGTATTCGCGGAGTTTCTCAAAGTCCCTGCCTTTTCCGATTTGACGCTGGGCATGGATGCCAATGGCACCGCGGTTCATGAACAGCGCTGCCAAGCTCTTTCTTTCGGTGAGGAGGTTTGGATAAACGCGAATTTCAGATGGGGTTGGCAACTGACGACGGATACCCCAGAAACCGAGAGGAGAGATACCTTCCACAAATGAGGAATGGAGCCTGTAGTTTCCGCGCCTGATTGGCTGGCAACTCCAGGTCATTCGTGACCACTCCTCGTCCTTTGGCAAATTGACCTCCATTTCCTCCAGTGGAGAATGAATCTCCCGGGGAAAGGGCAAGCCCAGGCGCAGGCGACGGGGTTTCCGCGAATTGTTTTTTATGCGGATTTCAATCTTTGCGTCGCGATCTTTGGACATGCGCACGATCAGGGGAAGTTGAAGTTCGATTCCTGCCAGGCTGTTTCGTCCAAGCAGAGCATCCAGCAGGGCGGCCAGGATCATGGCTGCGATGAGCACAAACGAGAAGGGGGCGGCGGATTTCTCAACGGCTCCCAGCAGAGAAAACGGAAGCACGATCAACGCCACCCACAACAATAATCTGGAACGCGGAACTATCATCTCGGCACAGCAATCTGCTGCAGAATCTGTTGGATGACCTCGGGAATGCCGAGACCTTCAATTTCGAATTCCGGCCGAAGAATAACACGGTGTTCCAGTACCGGCACTGCCATAGATTTGATGTCGTCGGGAGTGACGAAGTCTCGGCTCGAGATGGCAGCGTAAGCGCGGCAAGCCATCATCAGCGATTGAGTGGCACGAGGGCCGGCACCGACCAGAATGCTTTCGTGCTGGCGGGTGGCCCGGACAATATCAACCAGATAAGCGGTCAACTCGTCCCGCATGACAATGCCGGCGAGTTGTTGGCGCAGTTCGACCAGGTCCTCGGGTTTGATAACCGCTTTTACGGCTCCGCTATTCAAAACTGATTCCGGTGATTCCTTGCCCATGCTGCGTTGTGCAAGGGCCAGTTCCTCGGCGCGATCGGGAGCCTTCATGATAATCTTCAACATGAAGCGATCTTTTTGGGCTTCCGGCAAAGGATACGTGCCTTCGTATTCGATGGGATTTTGTGTCGCGAACACCGCGAAATTAACTGGCAGCGGATACGTCGTTTGATCGATGGTCACGGTTCGTTCCTGCATGGCCTGGAGCAAGGCGGATTGGGTCTTGGCCGGAGCACGATTAATTTCGTCAGCCAATAGAAAGGAACTGAATACCGGGCCTTTGATGAGCGAAAACTCATTGCGCTGCAGGTTGAAGACGTTTGTGCCGGTGATATCGGCCGGCATCAGGTCGGGTGTAAATTGGATGCGGGAAAAGTCGCTGCCCAGCACATGCGCGATAGTGCGTACCAGCAAGGTTTTGGCGACACCGGGCACGCCTTCAATAAGCGCATGTTGTCCGGTGAAGATGGCGATAAGCGCTTTTTCCACGACGTCATGCTGCCCAATAATGACCTTGGCTACTTCCTGTCGCGCCTGTGCGAGCACTTCTTTTAGATGATCGGTATTCATGTTCTTAGGTATTTGATTTGGGTTCGGCGTCAACAGTCCGCAAACCACGATTCTCATTCAATATGCGGCAAATCTCCAAATAGGTTTTAACCGGGTTACGCTGGTTTTCGGGCAGACTACTCTCGGCATTGATGAATTCAGTAACCCGCTGAAGTCTGGCTTCAGCAAATTTATCTTTGGGCTGGGATTTTTTCCATTCGGCCTGGCAAATTTTTATCAGGTCGCGCGCATTGATGTTTCGGCGAAGCAGGTTGACGAAACCGGCGCCGGAATCCTTTCCTGCTACATAAGCCTCGGCGCTGGAGGTCTCGTGAATTGGAACCAGGCTGAAGGAATTTTTCCAAATGAATAGGCCAGCCAATAGCAGCAGGCCGAGGACTAAACCATGGAGATGGTATTGTCGCATGAGAGTGGCAACTCCGGCGTCCTGGGTTATGCCCAAATGCGCCTCATCGAATACGACTTCATGGGCGGGACCAATCAACCAGGCAAGGAGCTCTGCGTGACGTTCTTTTTGCAGAGCTTCGTTGCTCAGAAAATAGGAATCCGTGGAGAACACCACCGACCCGGGACCGAACTTACGTTCAATCAGCACCGGGCTGTTGCCCTGGCTATACACGGTATGCCACGAGCTGGGCAAATTTGTAAACACGAGTCCACTATGCCAGGAGATGGATTTTGGTAACGAAGGTTCTTCGTCGTTCACGACGGTAACTGGTTCATAGGCGCCCTCGTTTTGAACTAAGGGCTTGAATTTGAATTCCACGCCCCAACGCTCCTTCAGGGAAACGTTGCGGTAAGAGAGGCCGAGTTCGTCATCATATTTTTTGGGTTTTTTGGCGTGCTTATCATGCTTGGATTCGGAGGTATCCTTATCCTTATCCTCTGGTTTGGAATCCGAAGGCTGCTCTTTCTTCGAATCAGATTTCGTCTGCTTCTGACCGTCTCGTTTATAAACCGACTCGTAAGGCTTTTCCGTCTCAGGAAAGAAAGCAACCACAAGGCGGCCGCCACGCATCAAAAACGATTGAATTTCATTGAAGGTGGACTGGGGAATTTCAGCCCAGTCACTGCTGCTGCCGGCTAGATGAAGGTAAGCAACATTTCTGCCGGTGGGCAGTTCATCGGTGGTCGTATAATCGCGTCGAACTGAAAGAGCGGGAACTCTTTCCAAACTTTCATAGTAGGCGCTCGTGCCCAGGGGATCAGGACGTAATGATGAATATTCGGGATAAACATCGCCCCCTTCGAAGCGCAGTTTAAAAAGCTGAGCGATGCCCAACAGAAAAGTCAGAGCGCAGACGAGGAGGATGATGAGGGTGAATTTCCGGTTCATCAGACTCCTTTGATCCTTTCCACATATGAGGCGAATTGATTAACGAGTTCCGGGTTGACCTCATGCATGCCGTACCAGGAGCGGTCGAAAACTAAAACCGTCTCACCAAAAATCAACAAGAGGTCAGGGAGTGAATGACCGCGACGACGGAGTTCGCGCTCGTAATCGCGATTCGATTTAAATTTCGCGATGGTGATGAGGTTGCGGGCAGCGAGATGCGCGAGGCTGGCGAAATAAAAGGCCCGCATTGCAAGGCGCAGTTCACCGCGGGCGAGCAATTCGCGGCCCAGCTTGATCCAGCCATCCTCCGGCAGTTGTTCAGCGCCGACATTTTCATCAGCGAGGTCAGGCGTGGAAGGAATGGCTTCGCTGTTCACCGTAACGGGAGTGAACTGGCGCTTTTGAAAAACCCGGACCAGTAAGATCACCAATGCCACGGCGACCACTATCAGAAGCACTGTCAGAAATACCTTAAGGGGAGCACTCCAATCGGAGCTGCCCGACTTGTGTTGAACGTCCACTTTGCGGTTATTAAACCAACGATCCCATAAATCGCGCGCCCAATTCCGAATGCTAACAGCCCATCCTTTGATGCTGTGGATGACTTTATCAAGAAAGCGGCCGATGGGGCCTTTGGATTCTGTGTCATCCTCAACAACCTTTTTACGGGGCATTCGCCAGGTGTATTTGGTTTGCTTGATTACTTCCTGGATTGCCTGGTCGAGTTTTGGCGCAGGGATGCCCGGAGTGGTAATAGCAGGTTTGGAAACATCCTTTGGGATTGCGGGTTCCTGCTGGGCCCGCAGGGTAGTTGCAGACAGCAACGAAGCGACCAGGAGCATGATGGCAACGACAGTCGAAGCGGTCGGCGAGAATTGTTTCAACTCTGCTTTCAGGTCGAGCCCGGACTGCAGGGATTCACCATAGAAACAACGGAGGAGGTAGCAGGCTTTTATGAGCGGGTCCAGGCAAAGATAGGTGAACCCGAATACGGCCGCAAAAAACGTGGTGTTCAACATGCTCATGGTGCTCTGCGTATAAATTGATTCAATCCCGAGCAGCATTTTAACAAGGCTGGGAAGCATGAGCGTGACTGTCATCAAATTCAAAAAGAGGAAGAAGCCAAAGGCAAACAGGATTATGAGGAGGACGATATTTTCAGAAGGCCAGAGGGTGGATTGACGCCAGGAACGTTTTAGAACGGTCTTGATTTCATCCGACTCTCCGTCACCCAAAACAGCGGCATTCTGGTAAAACGCATAGCACCAGATGAAAGGGATGCCGATGGGGATGAGGGCCAGCGGTAAGAGCAGCAGCCCGGAAGGTTGAATGATTGTCTGGACCAGGAGAATTCGCACAATCCGTCTAAACGTCCAGGGCGGTTGAGGCTGGGACGATATCTGTGCCCGGAGTGCGTGGAGAAAGAGCGTTTGCCAGAACTTCATCCAGAGGAAAAGTGCGGTCACGCCGAGCGCAGCTTCGACTGTATGATGTGAGGCGAAGGGACTGCGGCTCATATCGGCCCAGAAATAAAGCAGACCGAGAACAAAGGGAAGGGCACCAATATAATAGATCGCCAGGGTGGAGCCCGGGCTCATTCGCAGGAGGTGCACTGCTTCTTCGATTATCTCGAGAGACCCTCGACCACGTGCGCGTTTTTTAAATGGCTTCATTTTGAATCCAGCCATTTTGTTTTCCAAATGGTGCCTTCGTGGAAGGAAGTTGGAATTGAAGCCAGGCTGTCGCCTATCAGAAAAAATACGAACCAAAGCATCACCACACTGAGGAGGCAAAAGGCCCAGCGCATGAGAGTGGCGAAGACGCGGCGTTGCGTCACGGGTGTGGTCTCAAGCTTTTTGAGGCAGGAAGCGCAGATGACCCGGTCGTCGTGCTCAGTAATGCATTCACGGCAAAAGAACTGGCGACATTGCGGACAACGTGCGGCGGCCTCACGAAGGCTGTGATTGAAGCACCGTTGTTGAGCCAGGGTTTGCATGGTTTCTTAAGCTTTTCGTCAAATGGTTGCGGGCGGTGGTTCCACCGGAGGTTCGATGAAAGCCAGCATATCGGAAGCGATTGGAGGAGCGGAGAAGTTTTCCTCACCAGGCGGTTTTGCGAGTTCCTGCATGCGGGAGGAAGCTTCCTCAGGCGTCAGTTCACCACCTTGAGCTTGAGCGATCAATGGTTGCAAGCGGGCGAGGACCTTGCGTGCCCGTGGCAAACGGCCCAGGGAACCGAGGGTTTCAATTTGAACGGCGGTTTTGAGGGTGCAAACGCAGGTGGCGCCCCGGAGAAGATTGATTACGAGTATGATGAGGAAAAAACCTCCAATAGAGCTGTAGAGGATGGTTCCATCTCCACTGAAAAGAATGGCCGCCGTGGCCAGCAAGGCAATCAATCCCGCAAGGACATAACTAATGATCTTGGCTGTGGCAGTTTTTCGAAGAGTAATAGCCTGGATGTCCTTGAAGAAAAACCTTTTGTAATCTTCGGAGAAGCCGATATTTGAAACCCGCAGCAGGTGATCCTTTGCCAAATAGAGTTTGGAGTAGACGAAAATGCCCGGCGCACTTATTCCGGGTAGCTTTTTATATTCTTTTTCTTTCACGCCGGGCATCGTTAATAAAGTTATTTGGAAGTCATTTTAGAACCAATTAGCGCGTAAATCAGGAACCCCCAACCCACCAAAGTAAGGGTGGAGATAACGATCGCGAGTATATATCGAATTTTGGACCGCCGCACAATGCTGGTGGGAGAGTTCCAGTACCGAATGGCGACAAAGAGGGATAAACCAGCGGTAATAAAAGAAACATATAAGCCGCAAAGAGTAAGCGGAGCCAGGGACAACAGGAGGGCGAGGCTGTCGTATCTCGTTCGGTGATTCTCAAGGGATTTTATCTTTCCCTTGGTTTTGCCGCTTTCCAGGCAGCCAGGGCAGAGGTGCTGTCCATTTAGTTCACAGTCGCACAAAGCGCAGAGAAAGCGTCCGCAGGCATCGCAAGGGAGAGCGGCGCGCTTTTCCGGATGGTAGAAACAACTGGCTTCGGTTTCCTCGATAATGGTTTCAGCTTCCTTACCCTCAAAGGCACGGCGGAACAGTGCAGGAAACACCTGCACCTGGATGGGAGTGCCGCAGTTGGGGCAGGGTACAAAGCGACCCAGATTGAAGACATCGGTCAATAAGAACGCGTTGCAATTGCTGCAGGAAACCAGGGAAGTGTTCATCGTGACTTTACTTATGGATCACACGGGTGCTGCAGATACGATCGTGCAGCGCGCGTTTTTCATCATCGAAAGCGGCGATGATATAACCAATAGAACACGTTAATCCGCTCAGGATCTTACCAAAGTATCTTCCGAACGCCTTAGCATAGGAAACTTTGCTGCCATCTGGATTAACCACCTGAAGACGACAGGCCATTTTTCCCAGGGTGGAACCATATTTACCGATCATGAAAACTTCGTAACCTATGCCGATAGCCAGTTCCGCCGCCAAGACGACAAAGGTCAGGACAATTGAAGCTGCGTTCGCTGAGTGGCCAGCACCAGTGGTGGCGGCTGTGCCTACACCGAGAACGAGATTTAAAATTACGTTCACGACGGAAAGAATGATGATGTCGATGATATAAGCTGCCGCGCGAATCCAAAAGCCGGCGTAGTGCATCGATATTGCGCCGTAACCAGTGTTTAAGGCGACGCCTTCGCTGAGTTTTTGAACAAAGATCGGTTTGCATTTGGCGCAAACGCGGGCATTACCGTAGGAGATGGTGTGGTCGGCAGGAAAAATGCCGCCGCATTCAACGCAAACGACTTCGTTGCCCGCAATCGGAGGCGCGGCCACGATGGGAGGAGCCGATGGTGGCGACTCCATCCGCAGGCCGGGGGGGTGAATGGAACTATACGGTTGCCAGTTGGACATACTTTCGTTCCAAACGAGCGTGTCAGGAGTGATCTTGCCGCTAGTGACAAGAGAATTGAGCCCGGCATCGTCCACGGGGCCCGCTTGCTGTCCTGCGTCAACGTAATACCAGTTCATAGTCAGTTTAGGTCCTTCGCTTGGAGCCAGGATTGTTCCCCCTGGTCTTCCATCAAGGGTGGTTACCCTCCCAATTAAATCAGTGAAATTCTGCTAAGTTCGTTTCGACTTTTCAAGCAGGTAATTATTTCTGAACTGTCTCAAAAACAGACAGTTGCAATGACGGTTTTTGAGAGCGGAATTGGCGCGTGAAGCTTGAAACCCAGTTCATCCTCCTCGAGTCAAAAAAATCAGAATAGTTGCCTGAACCGCTCGGCAAAAAACGAATTATTTGCCAGCAGCTTGTGATTTGAAAACATTATGCTAATGACCTAACGCGTAAGGAAAAGTAATCTTGAAAAAAACTTCATTCTGGGTCTTGCCAGTTTGGTAATTATCTGAGAAAAATATAACCGTTCGGGCGACAGAACGTTTCTTCAGCGGGATTCCCCATCCCCACCTCCTTGGCGTCTGTTGCCCGAATATTTTTTTGTAAGGAGAGAAACAAGGACCACTGTCACCCCGAAGCAGCCAAACTAGGAACTAAGAGGCCCGTGCTGCTTGCGGTTGTGGAAAGCAGTGATGGCATCCTGGATTTCAGCAAGGAGCCTGCCAACGTTGCTCATGTAGGGAAGAATCACCAGAGTTTTCTTTGAGGTGTTAATTGAAATCGTGCCGTAGTCCAGCAGACGACCCGACCAGGATTGTTGGAGTGAGGCGGATTGGAGCTCTGAGAGCTCCACCTGGCCCGAGCGGCGGAAGAGCAGTCCGGTGGCATAAACAAATTGCACACTCGTCAAAACAATTTTGCATCGTAGATAAGAGCCCAGGGCCATGAAAAAAAAGATCGATATCGGTAAGGCAGCGAGGGCAAGTAATATCCAGGCTACAGAGTGGGGCAGGTGGGAATGAGATCTCCCAGCAAGTCTTTCGACGGCCAGACTGAGCAGCAGCAGGGGCGTGCTGAGGAGCAGTCCGGCCAGTAGCGGAAGGATGAAAAACGCCCGATGCATCCTTTGTCGAAGGATGATTCTTTCGCCATCGAGCTTTAACATCGGTGTAGGCATGCTATTCGTGGTTGCACCACGAGCTTCCAGTATTACAGGAAAGGCGAAGGGTTACAAATCCAAATGAAATCAGTGGGCAGCACTGACACGC
The sequence above is drawn from the Pedosphaera parvula Ellin514 genome and encodes:
- a CDS encoding RDD family protein, whose protein sequence is MPGKTNTLLIKTPEGIVFSQLLASPVSRFMAWIIDLAAISAAMTVLGFVLNVLQVLSADIAGALLALAYFVLSIGYGITLEWLWRGQTIGKRVLRLRVVDAEGMRLQFHQVVIRNLLRFVDSLPVFYFVGGVACVLNKKTQRLGDFAANTVVIRNPRISEPDLDQLLTGKFNSLRQYPHLEARLRQRVTPMEASLVIQALLRRDEFDPKARIELLGEIAAHFREKSGFPPEATDGITDEQFIRNIADVLFRTRRGKKLEKETA
- a CDS encoding stage II sporulation protein M encodes the protein MIINLERFIAGERAYWTELEAILDGLEADPHRRMDLEKLKHFHYLFERTAADLAKITTFSSEPETRRYLENLVARAYGEIHETREKQGRISLLKWFFQTLPQTFRRHVRAFHLSLAITMAGCAFGGFAIALDPGSKHVFMPFSHLQGDPSERVAREESAKNDRLEGVKTSFSAELMTHNTRVSILTMSLGMTWGVGTIIMLFYNGIILGAVAVDYIRAGQTKFLLGWLMPHGVIEIPAILIAGQAGFILAFALIGWGRRNSMSERLRAVSRDLVTLIFGVGLMLIWAGFIEAFLSQYHQPVIPYSIKIVFGCVELVLLYFYLSKSGKNAVESGTIPSPPPSR
- a CDS encoding DUF58 domain-containing protein, whose product is MIVPRSRLLLWVALIVLPFSLLGAVEKSAAPFSFVLIAAMILAALLDALLGRNSLAGIELQLPLIVRMSKDRDAKIEIRIKNNSRKPRRLRLGLPFPREIHSPLEEMEVNLPKDEEWSRMTWSCQPIRRGNYRLHSSFVEGISPLGFWGIRRQLPTPSEIRVYPNLLTERKSLAALFMNRGAIGIHAQRQIGKGRDFEKLREYIPGDGYDEIHWKATAKRGRPVTKIFQVERTQEIYVIIDSSRLSSRLQPSARTLISASGVVPANMTTGETLVGETSMLERFVTAALVLGLAAEKQGDLFGLLTFSDKVGTFLRARNGNAHYNACRDALYTLQPQSVTPDFDELSSFIRLRLRRRALLVFLTALDDPLLAQSFVRNMDLICRQHLILVNMIQPPGVASLFSRPNVTSTDDIYQQLGGHLLWNNLRELEKVLKRRGVRFSLLENERMSSQLVSQYLGVKQRQLL
- a CDS encoding AAA family ATPase, which codes for MNTDHLKEVLAQARQEVAKVIIGQHDVVEKALIAIFTGQHALIEGVPGVAKTLLVRTIAHVLGSDFSRIQFTPDLMPADITGTNVFNLQRNEFSLIKGPVFSSFLLADEINRAPAKTQSALLQAMQERTVTIDQTTYPLPVNFAVFATQNPIEYEGTYPLPEAQKDRFMLKIIMKAPDRAEELALAQRSMGKESPESVLNSGAVKAVIKPEDLVELRQQLAGIVMRDELTAYLVDIVRATRQHESILVGAGPRATQSLMMACRAYAAISSRDFVTPDDIKSMAVPVLEHRVILRPEFEIEGLGIPEVIQQILQQIAVPR
- a CDS encoding DUF4350 domain-containing protein — translated: MNRKFTLIILLVCALTFLLGIAQLFKLRFEGGDVYPEYSSLRPDPLGTSAYYESLERVPALSVRRDYTTTDELPTGRNVAYLHLAGSSSDWAEIPQSTFNEIQSFLMRGGRLVVAFFPETEKPYESVYKRDGQKQTKSDSKKEQPSDSKPEDKDKDTSESKHDKHAKKPKKYDDELGLSYRNVSLKERWGVEFKFKPLVQNEGAYEPVTVVNDEEPSLPKSISWHSGLVFTNLPSSWHTVYSQGNSPVLIERKFGPGSVVFSTDSYFLSNEALQKERHAELLAWLIGPAHEVVFDEAHLGITQDAGVATLMRQYHLHGLVLGLLLLAGLFIWKNSFSLVPIHETSSAEAYVAGKDSGAGFVNLLRRNINARDLIKICQAEWKKSQPKDKFAEARLQRVTEFINAESSLPENQRNPVKTYLEICRILNENRGLRTVDAEPKSNT
- a CDS encoding DUF4129 domain-containing protein, which gives rise to MKPFKKRARGRGSLEIIEEAVHLLRMSPGSTLAIYYIGALPFVLGLLYFWADMSRSPFASHHTVEAALGVTALFLWMKFWQTLFLHALRAQISSQPQPPWTFRRIVRILLVQTIIQPSGLLLLPLALIPIGIPFIWCYAFYQNAAVLGDGESDEIKTVLKRSWRQSTLWPSENIVLLIILFAFGFFLFLNLMTVTLMLPSLVKMLLGIESIYTQSTMSMLNTTFFAAVFGFTYLCLDPLIKACYLLRCFYGESLQSGLDLKAELKQFSPTASTVVAIMLLVASLLSATTLRAQQEPAIPKDVSKPAITTPGIPAPKLDQAIQEVIKQTKYTWRMPRKKVVEDDTESKGPIGRFLDKVIHSIKGWAVSIRNWARDLWDRWFNNRKVDVQHKSGSSDWSAPLKVFLTVLLIVVAVALVILLVRVFQKRQFTPVTVNSEAIPSTPDLADENVGAEQLPEDGWIKLGRELLARGELRLAMRAFYFASLAHLAARNLITIAKFKSNRDYERELRRRGHSLPDLLLIFGETVLVFDRSWYGMHEVNPELVNQFASYVERIKGV
- a CDS encoding RDD family protein, with protein sequence MNWYYVDAGQQAGPVDDAGLNSLVTSGKITPDTLVWNESMSNWQPYSSIHPPGLRMESPPSAPPIVAAPPIAGNEVVCVECGGIFPADHTISYGNARVCAKCKPIFVQKLSEGVALNTGYGAISMHYAGFWIRAAAYIIDIIILSVVNVILNLVLGVGTAATTGAGHSANAASIVLTFVVLAAELAIGIGYEVFMIGKYGSTLGKMACRLQVVNPDGSKVSYAKAFGRYFGKILSGLTCSIGYIIAAFDDEKRALHDRICSTRVIHK
- a CDS encoding PH domain-containing protein, whose translation is MPTPMLKLDGERIILRQRMHRAFFILPLLAGLLLSTPLLLLSLAVERLAGRSHSHLPHSVAWILLALAALPISIFFFMALGSYLRCKIVLTSVQFVYATGLLFRRSGQVELSELQSASLQQSWSGRLLDYGTISINTSKKTLVILPYMSNVGRLLAEIQDAITAFHNRKQHGPLSS